The Sphingosinicellaceae bacterium genome includes the window TCGAGTAGACTGAACCAATCATATACTGGCTATTGCCGAGCCTCGCCTCGATCAAATCCCAGTGCCGTTCCGCCTCGTACGTATAGCGGTTGACCGCATATTCTTTCGGGTCTGGTGCGAAATGCTTGAAATGAACGGCTTGGCCGCAATACGGACCTATACCGGTCGCAACCAGCATCAGCCAGGACAGCGTTTGCGCCTTTTCTGCCGCAGTTGTTTCGGGCAGGAATTTGCCGGTCTTCTCGGCGAGGTAGAGCAGGATCGCCGTGCTGTCGAAGAGTGTGACATCGCCATCGGTCAGCGCCGGCGTCTTGCCGTTGGGATTGATCGCGAGAAACGCGGGATCGTGCTGCTCGCCCTTTCGGGTGTCGACGGGCACGATCTCATATTCGAGGCCGGCTTCTTCGAGGAACAGCGCGACCTTCGCGGGATTGGGCGAGGGGTGGTAGTAAAATTTGATCATGCTTTCTCTCCATCGAATTAGAAGTGAACTCGTTCAGGCAAAGCGCATCATGCGATCGTCGACCAACGGGTTATTGAATCTGGGAGGTGATCGAGCGCGAATGCCTCGATCTGCCTGTCAAAACCGGTCAGGATGAACACGCCGACCATCAGCAGGAGCACGCCAAGCACGATCTTGCCCCGGCCTCCGGTCGCCATCATCCTCCCGCGCCATTTTACAAGCGCACCGCGCGCGGCGAACGCGATGACAAGCAGTACTGACGAAATGCCGAACCCGAACGCGGTCATAACCAGCGCCACCTCCGCCAGATTCTTGCCCTCCGCCGCCAAGGCGATTGCGGCACCTAGCGTCGGACCGACGCAAGGAGCCCAGACGACGCCCAGCAAAGCGCCTACGGCTGCCTGACCCCAAAGTCCGGCACGTGCGCCGAGCGCAGACTGGCGACTGCTTGCCCAGGCCGCAAGCGGAGTGGCGATGCGGGCAAGAAGGTCCTGGAGCGCTGGAACCAGCAGGACGATGCCCGCGACGCAAAGCACTACAGCGCCCGCCGCGCGCACCACTAGCGTATCGAGCCCGAGGGCCTGACCGAACGCAGCGACGGCGAAGCCGGTGATCGTGAATG containing:
- a CDS encoding glutathione S-transferase N-terminal domain-containing protein, with translation MIKFYYHPSPNPAKVALFLEEAGLEYEIVPVDTRKGEQHDPAFLAINPNGKTPALTDGDVTLFDSTAILLYLAEKTGKFLPETTAAEKAQTLSWLMLVATGIGPYCGQAVHFKHFAPDPKEYAVNRYTYEAERHWDLIEARLGNSQYMIGSVYSIVDMSVWGWARAIPFILGQDAWDRYPNVRRLLDEVSARPAAVNASALATKYAFKQEMDDASRRVMFPQNDRLAAT
- a CDS encoding cytochrome c biogenesis CcdA family protein produces the protein MASALNPALAFAAGALTILSPCVLPLVPIVLASAAQRHRFAPLALAAGLVVSFTITGFAVAAFGQALGLDTLVVRAAGAVVLCVAGIVLLVPALQDLLARIATPLAAWASSRQSALGARAGLWGQAAVGALLGVVWAPCVGPTLGAAIALAAEGKNLAEVALVMTAFGFGISSVLLVIAFAARGALVKWRGRMMATGGRGKIVLGVLLLMVGVFILTGFDRQIEAFALDHLPDSITRWSTIA